ATGGCCGCGGCCGAACTGGGCGTATTCCTCGAACAGGCCCTTCTGCAGGTAGAAGCCCAACGCCTTCGATTCGAGGTTCATGTAGCCCGGAATCGCATGCGCGTTGGCCTTCTCGACGTCGGAGAGCGGGAACTTGTTGACCGTGCCGTTGGCGAACAGCACGTCGAACAGGGTCTTGCCCTTGACCTCCGGCTTCTTCGCGATGAGGTCAGCCGGCCACACTTCCTCGACCTTGAAGCGCTTGGAAAACTCGATGTACTGCCACAGGTCGCTCTTGGCCTCGCCCGGGGCGGTGACCTGCTGGCGCCAGAACTGGGTGCGGCGTTCGGCGTTGCCGAAGGCGCCTTCCTTCTCGGTCCACATCGCCGAGGGCAGGATCAGGTCGGCCGACAGCGCCGACACCGTCGGATAGACGTCGGACACCACGACGAAGGCATTCGGGTTGCGCCAGCCGGGGTAGATTTCCTCGTTGACGTTGGGACCGGCCTGCATGTTGTTGGTGGTGCTGGTCCAGTAGCACTTGAGCTTGCCGTCCTTCAGCGCGCGGCTCTGCGCCACGGCGTGCAGGCCGATCTTGGCCGGAATGGTGCCTTCCGGCAGCTTCCAGATCTCCTCGGCGATGGCGCGGTGCATCGGGTTGGCGACCACCATGTCCGCGGGCAGGCGGTGGGCGAAGGTGCCGACCTCGCGCGCGGTGCCGCAGGCAGACGGCTGGCCGGTGAGCGAGAACGGGCTGTTGCCGGGTTCGCTGATCTTGCCCACCAGCAGGTGGACGTTGTAGATCATGTTGTTCACCCAAGTGCCGCGGGTGTGCTGGTTGAAGCCCATGGTCCAGAACGACATCACCTTCTTGTTCGGGTCCGCATAGACCTCGGCCAGCCGCTTCAGGCGCTCGGCGGGCACGCCGGTGAGCTTGGCGGTCTTCTCCAGCGTGTAGTCGGAGACGAACTTGGCGAATTCCTCGAAGCTGATGTCCTTCGCGGCGTTGACGTCGCCCTTGGGCTTGCCGTCGGCGCCGGGGTAGCCGTTGCTGGTGGCCTTCTGCTCCAGTGCGTGGGTGGGGCGCAGGCCGAAGCCGATGTCGGTTTCACCGGCCTTGAACTTGACGTTCGCATTGACGAACGCGGTGTTCACCCGCTTGGTCTGGATGATGTAGTTGCAGATGTAGTTGAGGATCGCGAGGTCGGTCTGCGGCGTGAAGATCATGCCGTTGTCGGACAGCTCGAAGGAGCGGTGCTCGAAGGTGGACAGCACATGCACCTCGCAGCCCTCGCGCGACAGGCGGCGGTCGGTGATGCGGGTCCACAGGATCGGGTGCATCTCCGCCATGTTCGAACCCCACAGCACGAAGGCGTCGGCGTTCTCGATGTCGTCGTAGCAGCCCATCGGCTCGTCGATGCCGAAGGTGCGCATGAAGCCGGTCACCGCGGAGGCCATGCAGTGACGGGCGTTGGGGTCGATGTTGTTGGTGCGGAAGCCCGCCTTCCACAGCTTGGAGGCGGCGTAGCCTTCCCAGATCGTCCACTGGCCGGAGCCGAACATGCAGATCGAATCCGGGCCCTGTTCCTTCAGCGCGGCCTTCCACTTCTCGGCCATGATGTCGAAGGCCTGGTCCCACGAGATCGGCGTGAACTCGCCGTTCTTGTCGTACTTGCCGTTCTTCATCCGCAGCAGCGGCTTGGTCAGGCGGTCCTCGCCGTACATGATCTTGGACAGGAAATAGCCCTTGATGCAGTTCAGCCCGCGGTTGACCGGCGCGTCCGGATCGCCCTGGGTCGCCACCACGCGGCCGTTCTGCACGCCCACCAGCACCGAGCAGCCGACGCCGCAGAAGCGGCACGCCGCCTTGTCCCAGCGCACCTTGGTGTTGGCGCCGTTGGGCTGCGCCTGCGCCACCACCGGGATGCCGATGCCGGCGCTCGCCGCCGCGGCGGCAACCGCATTGGCCTTGATGAAATCGCGTCGATCCATGCTCATCTCACGCCTCCAGTAATTCCAGACCTTCGTCGGTGTATTCGTAAGCGAGCGTGGCGCCGAGCACATGCTCGGCCAGGCTCACCGCCAATATCGAATCGGTGATCGAGTAGCCCTCGCCATCCTCGATGCAGAGGACCATGCGGCCGTTCTCGGCCGAGGCGCCATGCACTTCCACCCCCGGGATCTCGCCCAGGGTCTCGTTCAGTTCCGCGAAGTGCTCGGGCTTGGCCCGCACCACCAGGCTCGCGATCCTCATGCGCCTTCCTCCATCACCGCCATCGTGTTCATCTGCAGGGAAATCGCCCGCACCGGGCAGGGCGCGACGCAGGCGCCGCAGCCGGTGCAGCGCGCCGCCTCCACCTCGGGCAGCGCTACGCCGCCGGCGCGCGGCCGGAAGCGGATCGCGCCGGCACCGCAGGCCTCGCCGCACACCCGGCACTCCACGCCGTGCTGCGCGATGCAGCCGGCGCCCAGGGTCAGGGTCGGGGTCCAGGGCGTCCGTCCGTCGTCACGCTGCAGCGCGCGCGGCGCGCAAGCGGTGACGCAGCGGGTGCAGAAGCTGCACTCGCTGCGGGCGAAGTCGATCTCGGGGTATCCGCCGCCGCCGCGCACCACCACCTGCGTGGGGCAGGCCGCGACGCAGGCGTCGCAGCGGGTGCACTGGCGCAGGAAGTCCTCTTCGGCGACCGCCCAGGGCGGACGCAGCGGCGAGGCGCCGGGCGGGGTACGGCCACGCAGGAAGCCCCTGCGCGCCATCGATACGGAAACCACGGAAATTCCCCAGGAAGCGAATGGGGATATCTTCCGTGCGGCGCCGACCCCGCGTCATTGATGAACGTCAAGATAGGAATCGCTCTCAATACGCGCAAAAACAGCGCGGTATCGGGCGCGGACCGCGGCGGGGGCGAGGGTCGGTTCAATGCCGGCGGCGGGGCGCCGCGGCGGGCGTCAGCCCAGGCTGGGTTCGCCAGCCGCCGGCCGGCTTTCCGCCAGCCAGCGATCCACATCGGCGGCCAGCACTTCCAGCAGATGGGTCCAGCCGGGCAGCAGCTGCGTCACGGTGGCGAAGTCGCCGGCGCGCGCCGCCAGTTCGATCGCCAACGCGGCGTCCACCGCCTCCGCGCTGCAGACCGT
Above is a window of Azoarcus olearius DNA encoding:
- the napF gene encoding ferredoxin-type protein NapF, which gives rise to MARRGFLRGRTPPGASPLRPPWAVAEEDFLRQCTRCDACVAACPTQVVVRGGGGYPEIDFARSECSFCTRCVTACAPRALQRDDGRTPWTPTLTLGAGCIAQHGVECRVCGEACGAGAIRFRPRAGGVALPEVEAARCTGCGACVAPCPVRAISLQMNTMAVMEEGA
- the napA gene encoding nitrate reductase catalytic subunit NapA, producing the protein MSMDRRDFIKANAVAAAAASAGIGIPVVAQAQPNGANTKVRWDKAACRFCGVGCSVLVGVQNGRVVATQGDPDAPVNRGLNCIKGYFLSKIMYGEDRLTKPLLRMKNGKYDKNGEFTPISWDQAFDIMAEKWKAALKEQGPDSICMFGSGQWTIWEGYAASKLWKAGFRTNNIDPNARHCMASAVTGFMRTFGIDEPMGCYDDIENADAFVLWGSNMAEMHPILWTRITDRRLSREGCEVHVLSTFEHRSFELSDNGMIFTPQTDLAILNYICNYIIQTKRVNTAFVNANVKFKAGETDIGFGLRPTHALEQKATSNGYPGADGKPKGDVNAAKDISFEEFAKFVSDYTLEKTAKLTGVPAERLKRLAEVYADPNKKVMSFWTMGFNQHTRGTWVNNMIYNVHLLVGKISEPGNSPFSLTGQPSACGTAREVGTFAHRLPADMVVANPMHRAIAEEIWKLPEGTIPAKIGLHAVAQSRALKDGKLKCYWTSTTNNMQAGPNVNEEIYPGWRNPNAFVVVSDVYPTVSALSADLILPSAMWTEKEGAFGNAERRTQFWRQQVTAPGEAKSDLWQYIEFSKRFKVEEVWPADLIAKKPEVKGKTLFDVLFANGTVNKFPLSDVEKANAHAIPGYMNLESKALGFYLQKGLFEEYAQFGRGHGHDLADFDVYHKARGLRWPVVEGKETLWRFREGYDPYVKQGEGVKFYGHKDGKAVVFALPYQDPPEMPDKEFDMWLCTGRVLEHWHTGSMTRRVPELHRAVPEALVFMHPEDATQRGLQRGMVVKIASRRGEVVARLETRGRNKPPKGLIFVPFFDEGRLVNKLTLDATCPISKETDFKKCAVKVMKA
- a CDS encoding chaperone NapD, which encodes MRIASLVVRAKPEHFAELNETLGEIPGVEVHGASAENGRMVLCIEDGEGYSITDSILAVSLAEHVLGATLAYEYTDEGLELLEA